One part of the Vicia villosa cultivar HV-30 ecotype Madison, WI linkage group LG6, Vvil1.0, whole genome shotgun sequence genome encodes these proteins:
- the LOC131612811 gene encoding uncharacterized protein LOC131612811 — protein sequence MYSNPPMDYAYHTPSSHQWSIPPTYSTLTPTPSFPSFPWELFTPYYTHGSSSPNLYPNHGYSPHPPNPNPYSSYSSSPYSYDYNTYYQQLQPTNTSFHQYQSRSKNRGSFGKNLQVTQPPFKKNSKKGSQKPLDLNLKPQMQHFISFVRLGVETNLTSPHLTKPQSNRKNGPFKPPPRLHLRVPFRSRFLLSSITKSTPYSCSISSTRNLDQLGNLDQKAEAIIVKTPQLKRKSEATGLEADSSIRVTHGSTEPANSSSHTPVSDVGNDSSFGSGKNIVVVEEDVGSDEGTNSELSNQEEDDLPSKVSSTGNSGFLSIGGLPLYAEDISEDGREGNDVEPPSFKVRISGALIETLIHTVAAGILCGGTTESKKHSDIVNRTTDTSISQIKRLIGKQFSDVDLQRDLKSLPYNVTEGTDGYPLIQVRYLREVRAYTPTQVFAMMLSNMKEIAENNLNAAVIDCCIVIPVYFTNLQRRAVLDAATIVGLNPLRLLHETTANAWAYGIFKTDLPENDQLNVAFVDIEHASMQVCFAGFKKGQLKVLAHLYDRSLGGRDFDKALFHRFAAKFKEEYKIDVYQNARASLRLRTACEKLKKVLSANPEAPLNIECLMDEKDVRGHIKRDDFEQLAPPILERVKGPLEKALAEAGLTVENILMVEVVGSGSRVPAINKILTEFFKKEPRRTMTASECVARGAALQCAILSPIFKVREFQVNESFPFSISLSWKGSGSDTQVNSPYNKQSTLVFPKGNSIPSVKVLTFFKAGTFFVDVQCHDQSDLEAYQRAFIFILQLAMILRDALNTKIEEAFHKVYELWTNAIRAYGSQSDFKQLAYQLTQIIFGVARLVPIARYISLRLRCISMLNQLAACTQSFVPVSMLLLEMLEMKKLSRPPTGGVGKAVDLRNILKVSFKDLKFIAGNESDNSYLSYLIMVNHEKVGTFLQLIATVIGGFVIAFTKGWLLTLVTQWDPGTISPLSYLFSNLEDKVHVNPAAMIGRLIE from the coding sequence atgtactcaaatcctccaaTGGATTATGCTTATCATACACCTTCATCTCATCAATGGAGCATTCCTCCAACCTATTCCACACTCACACCAACACCTTCATTTCCATCATTCCCATGGGAACTCTTTACACCTTACTACACTCATGGATCATCATCACCAAATTTGTATCCAAATCATGGATATTCACCACATCCACCTAACCCTAACCCATATTCATCCTACTCATCATCTCCTTATTCATATGACTACAATACTTATTATCAACAACTCCAACCAACAAACACCTCTTTTCACCAATATCAATCTCGTTCTAAAAATAGAGGAAGTTTTGGTAAGAATCTCCAAGTCACTCAGCCCCCTtttaagaaaaactcaaaaaaaggTTCACAAAAACCTTTGGATCTCAACCTCAAACCACAGATGCAACATTTCATTTCGTTCGTGAGACTAGGCGTAGAAACAAACCTAACCTCACCACACCTCACCAAACCCCAAAGCAACCGCAAAAATGGTCCTTTCAAGCCTCCACCACGTCTTCACCTTCGAGTGCCGTTCCGATCCCGATTTCTCCTCTCTTCCATCACCAAATCCACACCCTATTCTTGCTCCATATCATCGACCAGAAATCTCGACCAACTGGGAAATCTCGACCAGAAAGCTGAAGCTATCATCGTTAAGACTCCTCAATTGAAGCGGAAAAGTGAAGCAACTGGTTTGGAAGCTGATTCAAGTATTAGGGTGACTCATGGATCCACTGAACCAGCCAACAGTTCTTCTCATACGCCGGTATCTGATGTAGGGAACGATAGTAGTTTCGGAAGTGGGAAAAACATTGTCGTGGTAGAGGAGGATGTTGGTTCTGATGAGGGTACCAACTCTGAGTTAAGCAATCAGGAGGAAGACGACTTGCCATCAAAGGTGTCTTCCACGGGAAATTCAGGTTTTCTATCTATTGGCGGTCTCCCGTTATACGCAGAGGACATCTCAGAGGATGGACGCGAAGGGAATGATGTTGAACCACCTTCTTTCAAGGTAAGAATTTCAGGTGCTCTCATTGAGACTTTAATACATACGGTTGCTGCTGGGATTTTGTGTGGTGGAACAACCGAATCAAAAAAACATAGTGACATTGTCAATCGCACAACTGATACGTCAATTTCTCAAATTAAGAGGCTTATTGGGAAGCAGTTTTCGGATGTTGATTTGCAGCGTGATCTTAAGTCTTTGCCTTATAACGTTACTGAAGGAACGGATGGGTATCCGTTGATTCAGGTGAGATACTTGAGGGAAGTTAGGGCGTATACGCCTACGCAAGTGTTTGCGATGATGTTGTCGAATATGAAAGAGATTGCTGAGAATAATCTTAATGCGGCAGTTATTGATTGTTGTATTGTGATTCCGGTTTATTTCACTAATCTTCAGAGGAGGGCTGTTTTAGATGCTGCGACTATTGTTGGGTTGAACCCGCTTCGGTTGCTTCATGAGACTACTGCTAATGCGTGGGCGTATGGGATTTTTAAAACGGATCTGCCTGAGAATGATCAGCTGAATGTGGCCTTTGTGGATATTGAGCATGCTAGTATGCAGGTGTGCTTTGCTGGGTTCAAAAAGGGGCAGCTGAAAGTATTAGCACATTTATACGATAGGTCGTTAGGTGGTAGGGATTTTGATAAGGCTTTGTTTCATCGTTTTGCTGCAAAGTTTAAGGAGGAGTACAAGATCGATGTTTATCAGAATGCCAGGGCTTCTCTGAGGTTGAGGACCGCATGTGAGAAGCTGAAGAAAGTTCTCAGTGCAAATCCCGAGGCACCTTTGAACATTGAATGCTTAATGGATGAGAAGGATGTGAGGGGACATATCAAACGTGATGACTTTGAGCAGCTAGCTCCTCCAATATTGGAACGTGTGAAGGGGCCTTTGGAGAAGGCACTGGCAGAAGCTGGTCTTACAGTTGAGAATATACTCATGGTTGAGGTAGTTGGTTCTGGTTCGCGTGTACCGGCAATTAACAAAATATTGACAGAGTTTTTCAAAAAGGAACCTAGGAGGACAATGACTGCTAGTGAGTGTGTTGCCAGGGGAGCTGCATTGCAGTGTGCTATTCTCAGTCCAATTTTTAAAGTCCGAGAGTTCCAGGTCAATGAAAGCTTTCCCTTCTCTATTTCGCTCTCATGGAAAGGTTCTGGTTCAGATACACAGGTCAATTCACCATACAATAAACAAAGTACCCTTGTTTTCCCCAAGGGAAATTCCATTCCAAGTGTCAAGGTACTGACATTCTTCAAGGCAGGAACCTTTTTTGTTGACGTTCAATGTCATGATCAAAGTGATTTAGAAGCATATCAACGTGCCTTCATTTTTATCCTACAGCTGGCCATGATTTTGAGGGACGCACTTAATACAAAAATTGAGGAAGCTTTTCACAAAGTTTATGAACTTTGGACTAATGCTATCCGTGCTTACGGTTCACAATCTGACTTTAAGCAACTTGCATATCAGTTAACCCAAATAATTTTTGGGGTAGCCCGTCTAGTTCCCATAGCTAGATATATTTCCCTTAGGTTGAGATGCATCTCGATGCTGAACCAGCTTGCTGCTTGCACTCAATCATTTGTACCAGTATCTATGCTTCTTTTGGAAATGCTCGAGATGAAAAAGTTGAGTCGACCCCCTACAGGAGGTGTTGGCAAAGCTGTTGATTTACGCAACATATTGAAGGTTTCTTTTAAAGATTTAAAGTTTATTGCTGGTAATGAGTCTGATAATTCCTATTTGAGCTACTTAATAATGGTTAATCATGAGAAGGTTGGGACATTTCTACAGCTGATAGCCACAGTCATTGGTGGTTTTGTGATAGCATTTACCAAAGGGTGGCTTCTTACTCTTGTTACTCAATGGGATCCGGGAACAATATCTCCACTCTCATATTTATTttcgaaccttgaggacaaggttcatgtGAACCCCGCGGCAATGATAGGGAGATTAATAGAATAA
- the LOC131612812 gene encoding F-box protein PP2-B15-like, with product MELVPEDCFAHILSFTSPIDVCRVSLISSALQSMADSDHVWEKFLPHNYQQIVSRLVGPPLSFSSKKELFVTLCKPLLIDDGNKMFWIEKRRGKICYMLGARELSITFGNTSLYWSWKHVEGSKFAEAAELRTIWWLEIKGTINIEMLSPKTTYKAYLKVKIAYRAYGLDLLPSEVSIEVGDFKSCEKVYIHSHCKRNGKFSSHCKCECDEEWLEIELGSFYTESSVKVEEVRMCLKEVEGVHLKGGLIIDGIELRPVC from the exons ATGGAACTTGTGCCTGAAGATTGTTTTGCACACATTTTATCATTTACATCACCAATCGATGTTTGTAGAGTTTCTCTAATCTCTTCAGCTCTTCAATCCATGGCAGATTCAGATCATGTTTGGGAGAAATTCTTACCACATAATTATCAACAAATTGTTTCTAGACTGGTGGGTCCCCCTTTGTCATTTTCCTCAAAGAAAGAGTTATTTGTCACGTTATGCAAACCGCTGCTAATTGACGACGGTAACAAG ATGTTTTGGATTGAGAAAAGAAGAGGCAAAATATGTTACATGTTAGGTGCAAGGGAGCTATCAATCACATTTGGAAACACTTCTCTCTATTGGTCATGGAAACATGTTGAAGGCTCAAAGTTTGCAGAAGCTGCTGAACTCAGAACCATTTGGTGGCTAGAAATCAAGGGAACCATTAACATTGAAATGCTATCTCCAAAAACAACATACAAAGCATATTTAAAAGTGAAAATTGCATATCGTGCTTATGGGTTAGATTTGTTACCTTCAGAGGTTTCTATTGAGGTTGGTGATTTTAAATCATGTGAAAAGGTTTATATACATTCGCACTGCAAAAGAAATGGAAAATTCTCTTCTCATTGTAAGTGTGAGTGTGATGAAGAATGGTTGGAGATTGAGTTGGGGAGTTTCTACACTGAATCATCAGTTAAAGTTGAAGAGGTGAGAATGTGTCTTAAGGAAGTTGAAGGTGTGCACTTGAAAGGCGGGTTAATCATTGATGGAATTGAACTAAGACCTGtttgttaa
- the LOC131612813 gene encoding F-box protein VBF-like produces the protein MNSTTSIVSLPEDCVSAILSRTSPQDACRFSMVSKTFVSVANSDLVWKNFLPSDYKDILSRAVNQFTLKFISSCKQLYRFLCRPVLLDAGNKSFKLEKCSGKKCYMMSATELSIAWSIDPMFWTWKSIPESRFSVVAELRTVNWLEIEGRMRTNVLTPNTSYGAYLVMKVSHHRAYGLDFAPSEVTIKKGKIVKRGKAYLCDKDENKCNMEALFYGNRRNRMVQENGENVRMPCKREDGWMEIEIGEFCSGEGDEEIEMSVAEVGHQLKGGLVLEGIEVRPKHT, from the exons ATGAATTCCACTACATCAATAGTTTCTTTGCCGGAAGACTGTGTTTCTGCAATCTTGTCACGTACATCACCACAAGATGCATGTAGATTTTCAATggtttccaaaacttttgtttcaGTTGCAAACTCTGATTTGGTTTGGAAAAACTTCTTGCCCTCTGATTACAAGGACATTCTCTCGAGGGCTGTGAATCAATTCACTCTCAAATTCATCTCTTCATGTAAACAACTCTATCGCTTTCTTTGTCGTCCAGTTCTTCTTGACGCTGGTAATAAG AGTTTTAAATTGGAAAAGTGTTCGGGTAAAAAATGTTACATGATGTCAGCAACAGAGTTGTCAATAGCGTGGAGCATTGATCCAATGTTCTGGACTTGGAAATCAATCCCTGAATCAAG ATTCTCGGTGGTTGCTGAGCTGAGAACGGTGAACTGGTTAGAAATAGAAGGCAGAATGAGAACAAATGTTCTAACGCCAAACACGTCATATGGAGCATATTTAGTAATGAAAGTTTCTCATCATCGAGCTTATGGACTGGACTTTGCTCCTTCAGAAGTAACAATTAAGAAAGGAAAGATAGTAAAGAGAGGGAAAGCATATTTGTGTGATAAAGATGAGAACAAGTGTAATATGGAAGCATTGTTTTATGGAAACAGAAGAAATAGAATGGTTCAAGAAAATGGAGAGAATGTTAGAATGCCATGTAAAAGAGAAGATGGATGGATGGAGATTGAGATAGGTGAATTTTGTAGTGGTGAAGGTGATGAAGAGATTGAAATGAGTGTTGCTGAAGTTGGTCATCAGTTGAAGGGAGGACTTGTTCTTGAAGGCATTGAAGTCAGGCCCAAACATACATAA